Proteins from a genomic interval of Harpia harpyja isolate bHarHar1 chromosome 9, bHarHar1 primary haplotype, whole genome shotgun sequence:
- the SIRT4 gene encoding NAD-dependent protein lipoamidase sirtuin-4, mitochondrial, which yields MFSARKLSGVCRAIRFHHFRSHSVSRISPNLAFVPACLPPDPVEVEELQRFVSNSKRLFVMTGAGISTESGIPDYRSEGVGLYARTDRRPIQHAEFVRSASARQRYWARNFVGWPQFSSHQPNTAHLVLRDWEKLGKLHWLVTQNVDALHTKAGSQRMTELHGCTHRVFCLACGDQILRSELQEHFEALNPTWKAEAFGVAPDGDVFLTDEQVRNFQVPACSKCGGILKPDVTFFGDTVSREKVNFVHQRLAESDSMLVAGSSMQVYSGYRFALAAWEKKLPIAILNIGPTRLDHFASLKLNSRCGELLPLIVAHDPTR from the exons ATGTTCTCTGCCAGGAAGTTGTCTGGAGTTTGCAGAGCCATCAGATTCCATCATTTCAGATCCCATTCCGTATCCAGAATCTCTCCAAACTTGGCTTTCGTGCCAGCCTGTCTTCCCCCAGATCCCGTGGAAGTAGAGGAGCTGCAGCGCTTTGTTTCTAACTCCAAGAGGCTGTTTGTAATGACTGGAGCTGGAATCTCAACTGAATCGGGGATCCCAGATTACCGCTCTGAAGGTGTTGGGCTCTACGCCAGGACAGACAGACGGCCCATCCAGCATGCTGAGTTCGTTCGTAGTGCCAGTGCCCGGCAGCGGTACTGGGCAAGGAACTTTGTGGGCTGGCCCCAGTTCTCCTCCCACCAGCCAAACACAGCACACCTGGTACTAAGAGACTGGGAGAAGCTGGGGAAGCTGCATTGGCTGGTGACCCAGAATGTGGATGCCCTTCACACCAAAGCTGGGAGCCAGCGCATGACAGAATTGCACGGCTGCACGCACAG GGTTTTCTGCCTGGCCTGTGGAGACCAAATCTTGCGTTCTGAGCTTCAGGAGCACTTTGAAGCTCTGAATCCTACCTGGAAAGCTGAAGCGTTTGGTGTGGCTCCAGATGGGGATGTCTTCCTGACGGATGAGCAGGTGCGTAATTTCCAAGTCCCAGCCTGCAGTAAATGTGGGGGAATCCTGAAGCCTGACGTGACATTCTTTGGAGACACGGTGAGCCGGGAAAAAGTGAATTTTGTGCACCAACGCCTGGCAGAATCAGACTCCATGCTGGTGGCAGGATCCTCTATGCAG GTATACTCTGGTTACAGGTTTGCTCTTGCTGCCTGGGAGAAGAAGCTACCAATTGCGATCCTTAACATTGGGCCCACAAGGTTAGATCACTTTGCATCCTTAAAACTGAATTCCCGCTGTGGAGAGCTGCTGCCTTTGATTGTTGCACATGACCCAACAAGATGA